Genomic window (Roseivirga sp. 4D4):
AATCACCTATTTGAGACCCGATGCCAAATCACAGGTAACCATAGAATATTCTGATGATAACATACCTCAGCGCATTGAAGCCATTGTCGTATCCACACAGCATGATGACTTTGATACCGATGAGGCCATGCTTGCCAAAATCAGAAAAGATATTGTTGACATTCTTATTCCTCGGGTAAAAGCTCAGCTTCCAGCTCATATTCAAGCACTTTTTAATGATCAGATTAAGTATCACATAAACCCTACCGGAAAATTTGTGATTGGTGGTCCTCATGGTGATACAGGCCTGACAGGTCGTAAGATTATTGTAGATACCTACGGTGGTAAAGGAGCTCATGGTGGTGGTGCTTTTTCTGGAAAAGACCCTTCAAAAGTTGACCGTTCTGCTGCCTACGCAACAAGACATATCGCCAAAAACCTCGTGGCTGCTGGAGTAGCTGACGAAGTACTCGTACAGGTTTCTTATGCAATTGGAGTAGTTGAGCCAATGGGCATCTTTATAGATACTTATGGTACTGGTAAAGTAGATTTGAGTGATGGAGAAATAGCTCAAAAAGTATCAGAGGTCTTCGACATGAGACCGTTTGCAATCGAGAGCCGTCTTAAATTAAGAAACCCTATGTACACCGAAACAGCGGCTTATGGACATATGGGAAGAAAAAACGAAACAGTAAGCAAAACATTCATTAATTCAAGTGGACAGCCTGAGACTTTCGAAGTGGAACTCTTCACGTGGGAGAAACTTGATTATGTAGACAAAGTAAAACAGGCATTTGGCCTATAATAAAAAAGCCCCGAATTATCGGGGCTTTTTTATTTAGTGTGCTACTAATTTATCCTTGTGCTTTTTGATTTGCCGCCTCAGGGCTTCAGCACAATGATCGGTGGCAGCTTCAAAAGACCCATTGGTCTTGTTCGCAAAAAGCTGGTCACCTGGTACATTTAGTTTAATTTCCACTGTCTTATTCTCAATCCCCTCATTATTGAGTTTAAGTATTACTTCAGCATCAATAGTCCTATCATAATAGGTATCCAACTTATCTAATTTCTTCTGGATGAAATCAATGAGCTTTGCATCTGCATCGAAGTGGATTGATTGAACTTGTACTTTCATAATTCTAAAATTTAAAGGGTTAAACTTATGCTTTAGGATGAGCCTGATCAAAAACAGACTTCAATTTTTCTAGTGAATTGTGTGTATAAACTTGTGTTGCTGCCAAACTACTATGGCCTAATAAATCCTTAACCGCATTCAAATCGGCTCCTTTGTTCAACAGGTGAGTCGCAAATGAATGGCGTAATGCATGAGGGCTTTTCTTATCTATTGATGAGACTTGACTTAAATACTTCTTAACGGTTCTGTATATCAACATCGAGTATGCCTGCCCTCCGTCTTTGTTTACGATTAAATATGAGTTTAGGTCATGAGAAAACACATGATTTTTCTCATCGACATAACTTTTTACTAACTCGCTTAAAGCATTCGAGATTGGAATGACTCTTTCCTTATTCCGTTTGCCAAGCACCTTAATTGTCGATTGACTTTCGTTGATATCTGAAACTTTCAATCCAAGTAATTCAGCAAGTCTTATACCCGTGCCATAAAGCATCTCGAGAATTACCTGATCTCTCCTTCCTTCAAATGAGTCTGGGAAAACAACACTATCTAAAAAAGTTGAGAATTCAGCTTCGTCAGCGAAGCTTGGTAACTCTTTGTCGATCTTCAATGATCGAATCTTAGAAGTCGGGTCCTTCTTGATTTCCTCTCGTTTTAGCAAGAACTTGAAATAAGACCTAAGACTAGCAATCTTTCTATTGACACTTCTGGCCGAAATATTAGCATCCATAAGCGATAATACCCATGAGCGTATCATCAACTGAGTCGCCTCACTGAGTTGGTCAGCTTGAAACTTGTCTTGAATAAAGGAACGAAATTGTCCGAGATCGTTTTGGTAGGAACTTACAGTGTGCTTGCTGTAACGTTTCTCGAATGATATGTATTTCAGGAAAGAATCTACCATGTCAGCACTGCGTATTACACACAGTACTAACATAGTAATTTAAAGGCATAATCAGAACGCCTTAGTAGTTTTCTTTGGCGTACATCTTTTGCTTGTAGGCCGCCTTAATTTTTTCAGTTCTTCGACTGACAGAAGGCTTTTCGTACGCAGTTCTAGATCTAAGCTCTTTTAGTACTCCAGTTTTCTCGAATTTCTTCTTGAAACGCTTAAGGGCTTTATCAATAGACTCGTTTTCTTTTACATTAATGATGATCATAATATATTAAACACCTCCTCTCAATTCGGAGGGCAAAGGTACAACCTTTTCGGAAATTCAATAACTATCTGTAAAAGAAAGAATAAGCCTTACGTGATTAGCTCAAAATCTGTCGTGCAATTACCAGTTTCTGAATCTCAGAAGTCCCTTCACCGATCGTGCAAAGTTTCGAATCTCTGTAGTACTTCTCCACTGGATAGTCTTTCGTATACCCATAACCTCCAAAAATCTGTACGGCCTCTGTGGCGCACTCTACGGCACATTCAGAGGCATGATACTTGGCCATGGCTGACTCTTTGGTCATTGGCTTTCCTTCATTTTTGAGTTGAGCCGCCTGATGAGTCAATAGTGTAGCCGCTTCAATCTTAGTGGCCATATCAGCCAATTTGAAAGAAATTCCCTGAAAATTAAAGATGGGCTGATTGAATTGCTCTCTTTCTTGGGCATATTTCAATGCCTCGTTAAAAGCGCCTTCCGCGATACCTAAACTAAGGGCGGCAATAGAAATTCTTCCACCATCCAATATCTTCATAGCCTGAATAAAGCCCTCACCCTCATTGCCAAGCATGTTCTCAGCAGGAATGCGGCAATCTTCAAAGATCATTTCGGCCGTCTCTGAAGAACGCATTCCCAATTTATCTTCTTTCTTACCAGCCTTGAATCCTGGCGTGCCCCTTTCCACCACAAAGGCAGTCATTCCATGAGAATCACCGGTTTCACCTGTCCTAACGATCACTACAGCAACATCTCCCGACTTACCATGTGTAATCCAATTCTTCGTGCCATTAATAACCCAGTGATCACCATCCTTTTTGGCTGTGGTTCTCATATTTCCAGCATCGGAGCCAGTGTTTGGTTCAGTCAAGCCCCAAGCACCAATCCATTCAGCGGTGGCCAATTTCGGCAGCCACTTCTCCTTCTGAGCAGCCGAGCCAAATTGTAATATATGACCTGTACAAAGTGAATTATGAGCGGCAACGGATAAACCTATACCGGGGTCTAACTTGGCAACTTCAGATACTACCGTGATGTATTCATGATAACCAAAACCAGAGCCTCCATACTCTTGTGGTACCAGAACACCCATTAATCCGAGTTCACCAAACTTTTTGAAAATGTGAATCGGAAACTCTTGATCATCATCCCACCGATTTCTATGTGGGGTTATCTCTTTCTCACCGAAATCTCTGATCATATCAGCGATCATTGATTGGTTTTCATTCATCTCGAAATCCATTCCTATTATAGTTTGTCGAAAATTAGTCAAATTACTTCTCCAAACAAACGTTTGTTAGGTAGAATGGTTAACCTTTAATTTCCACTGTTCAACTCTTTAAAATAAACAGTCAACGAACACCCGTTTCACTTGGAAAGCTTAATTTTAGATTTGATAAAAAAGAAATATGAAGAGCATATTGATAACTGGAGGGGCTGGGTTTATCGGAAACCATGTGGTAAGGTTGTTGGTCAATAAGTACCCTGAATATCAGATTGTCAACCTCGACAAACTGACCTATGCTGGTAACCTAGAAAACCTGGATGACATCGCATCAAGCAAGAATTATACTTTCGTCAAAGGAGATATTTGTGATGCTCATTTCTTAGATAGACTTTTCAGCCAATACCAATTTGATGGTGTGATTCACCTCGCTGCGGAATCTCATGTCGATCGGTCGATTACTGACCCTCTCGCTTTTGTCAATACCAATGTACTTGGCACAGTAAACCTATTGAATAGTGCTAAATCGGCATGGGAGAACAACCGTGAAGGCAAGCGGTTTTAT
Coding sequences:
- the metK gene encoding methionine adenosyltransferase is translated as MPYLFTSESVSEGHPDKVADQISDALIDNFLAFDAESKVACETLVTTGQVILAGEVKSNTYLDVQRIARETIQHIGYTKAEYQFDSKSCGVLSAIHEQSDDINRGVDRASKEEQGAGDQGMMFGYASKETENYMPLALDLSHKILQVLADLRRESSEITYLRPDAKSQVTIEYSDDNIPQRIEAIVVSTQHDDFDTDEAMLAKIRKDIVDILIPRVKAQLPAHIQALFNDQIKYHINPTGKFVIGGPHGDTGLTGRKIIVDTYGGKGAHGGGAFSGKDPSKVDRSAAYATRHIAKNLVAAGVADEVLVQVSYAIGVVEPMGIFIDTYGTGKVDLSDGEIAQKVSEVFDMRPFAIESRLKLRNPMYTETAAYGHMGRKNETVSKTFINSSGQPETFEVELFTWEKLDYVDKVKQAFGL
- the hpf gene encoding ribosome hibernation-promoting factor, HPF/YfiA family, with the translated sequence MKVQVQSIHFDADAKLIDFIQKKLDKLDTYYDRTIDAEVILKLNNEGIENKTVEIKLNVPGDQLFANKTNGSFEAATDHCAEALRRQIKKHKDKLVAH
- a CDS encoding tyrosine-type recombinase/integrase, producing MLVLCVIRSADMVDSFLKYISFEKRYSKHTVSSYQNDLGQFRSFIQDKFQADQLSEATQLMIRSWVLSLMDANISARSVNRKIASLRSYFKFLLKREEIKKDPTSKIRSLKIDKELPSFADEAEFSTFLDSVVFPDSFEGRRDQVILEMLYGTGIRLAELLGLKVSDINESQSTIKVLGKRNKERVIPISNALSELVKSYVDEKNHVFSHDLNSYLIVNKDGGQAYSMLIYRTVKKYLSQVSSIDKKSPHALRHSFATHLLNKGADLNAVKDLLGHSSLAATQVYTHNSLEKLKSVFDQAHPKA
- the rpsU gene encoding 30S ribosomal protein S21, whose amino-acid sequence is MIIINVKENESIDKALKRFKKKFEKTGVLKELRSRTAYEKPSVSRRTEKIKAAYKQKMYAKENY
- a CDS encoding acyl-CoA dehydrogenase; the protein is MDFEMNENQSMIADMIRDFGEKEITPHRNRWDDDQEFPIHIFKKFGELGLMGVLVPQEYGGSGFGYHEYITVVSEVAKLDPGIGLSVAAHNSLCTGHILQFGSAAQKEKWLPKLATAEWIGAWGLTEPNTGSDAGNMRTTAKKDGDHWVINGTKNWITHGKSGDVAVVIVRTGETGDSHGMTAFVVERGTPGFKAGKKEDKLGMRSSETAEMIFEDCRIPAENMLGNEGEGFIQAMKILDGGRISIAALSLGIAEGAFNEALKYAQEREQFNQPIFNFQGISFKLADMATKIEAATLLTHQAAQLKNEGKPMTKESAMAKYHASECAVECATEAVQIFGGYGYTKDYPVEKYYRDSKLCTIGEGTSEIQKLVIARQILS